CACCTATCACAAGTGCGAGGTAGTTCCGTATTGGATCAAACTGTATTTTGAATTAATAAAACCAATTCAATAAGTTCTGTGCTATTAGAACAAACTATCGAATGAATCTCGTAGTTCGCAACAAAAAACAATACAGCAATGGCAAGTAGCGTTAATTTTAAATCCAGTCATTCCAAGCCTTGCTGTTCAATACCATCAGAGAACTGAGTAATATCCGATTTTAAATAACCCATCAAAGTTTTAATTGTAATTAAACATAGCAAAACTTGGCGAAAAAATTCAGATTCTGCTGTATTTAACGATTTCAAAAGGAGCAAGTGGTGTAAACGAGTTTTTCTGAACTGGGAGACGCGGCCAAGAAGGAACAGGTTTCACCAGGATCGATCCCTGAACGAAATTGAAACAGTCACGCCTTGGACTGAATTGGAAAAAGTGGCTGCGCCGTATTATCCGAGCAGCGGTGGGCGGGGTCGTCCGCCCATTGGCTTGGTTCGAATGCTCCGCATGTATGTTGTGCAGCAATGCTTTGGGTTATCTGACGAAGGGGCAGAAGATGCGCTTTATGACAGTCAGGCCATCCGTCGCTTTGTCGGTGTTGATTTGAGCTGCGAAACAGCCTCGGATGCCACCACACTCCTCAACTTCCGCCATTTACTGGAAACGCATCAATTGACTGAGTCGATCTTCAATACGATCAACGCCCATCTTGCCGAGAAAGGTCTGTTTCTTCAGGAAGGCACAATCGTCGATGCCACACTGATCGCAGCGGCGCCCTCAACCAAGAACAAGGACGGAAAGCGGAATGGTGAGATGCACCAGACCAGGAAAGGTAACCAGTGGCATTTCGGCATGAAAGCGCACATCGGACTCCATTTTTCCAACTTACTCCGTAACACCGCAGGTCACTATAATAAAAAGTTCATGTACAACACACCTATATTTGCATTGCAATAAATGCTTTCAATCGTGTATTCTCACAAACAATTTGCTGTGCAAAGTTAGTTTAAACATTTTTTAATAAGTTATTATTTTTTCATGCTGGGTAGTTTGTAACTAACATTATGTAAATAACTACATGTACTCTGTGTGTATATTATTCTTAATAAAACCGAAACAAAATCCCGTGCAAGCATTGGACTATGCCGAATACCATCAAATATTTTGCTGTTACTAAAAGGTGCGAACTTAAAAAGTAATAAAGTTACTAATAAGTATCTGTAAAGTAAAATCGCCGCCTACCTTTAGGCTTTTAAAATATTAAGCTGCGTTATAGCCTGAGTGTAAGTATTGAACCCATAATAATCAACTACTACCATGCCTGAATATATTGGACCTAATGCCATGTCTAAAAAAATAATTCCAATTATAGATTATCGTCATTCCAAGACAGCTCCAGTCATCCCCACCGTTATAGAAGAGCCAAATGGGCTTATCGGTGACGCGTTTGGACGCCCATTACAGGATTTGCGTATCTCACTCACAGATCGATGTAATTTTCGATGCGTATATTGCATGCCTATAGAATCATTCGGCAAAGATCATGTATTTATGCCACGGGCTTCAATGATGACTTTTGAAGAAATCACGCGTATAGCACAAATTTTCGTTAACCATGGCGTTCAGAAAATCCGTCTTACGGGTGGTGAGCCCCTATTGCGCAAACACGTGGAAAATTTAATCGAGATGCTTGCCAAGCTGAAAACATACGATGGCAGCGACTTGGACCTGACACTGACTACTAATGGCGCGTTACTCGGGAAAAAAGCTCAATCCCTGAAAGATGCAGGATTAAACCGGGTTACGGTCTCCCTAGATTCGCTGGATGATACCACTTTCAAGCGCATGAACGGCGTTGATTTTCCTGTATCGGATGTGCTGTGCAGTCTAGATGTCGCCCACTCAGTAGGCCTCGGCCCAATTAAGGTAAACATGGTTGTAAAAAGTGGTATGAACGACCAGGAAATCGTACCTATGGCACGCTATTTCAAAGACTCCCCCTTCATACTGCGATTCATCGAATACATGGATGTAGGGACTTCTAACCATTGGGAAATGGGCGAGGTGATTCCATCTGCCGAAGTAGTGCGACGAATTTCCGCCCACATGCCACTTGAAGAAATCGAACCAAACTACACCGGCGAAACTGCAGAGCGTTGGCGCTATCAGGATGGCGGGGGTGAAATCGGAGTGATCTCAAGCATCACTAAGACCTTCTGCCACGAATGCGTTCGTGCCA
This genomic interval from Candidatus Nitrotoga sp. AM1P contains the following:
- the moaA gene encoding GTP 3',8-cyclase MoaA; this encodes MSKKIIPIIDYRHSKTAPVIPTVIEEPNGLIGDAFGRPLQDLRISLTDRCNFRCVYCMPIESFGKDHVFMPRASMMTFEEITRIAQIFVNHGVQKIRLTGGEPLLRKHVENLIEMLAKLKTYDGSDLDLTLTTNGALLGKKAQSLKDAGLNRVTVSLDSLDDTTFKRMNGVDFPVSDVLCSLDVAHSVGLGPIKVNMVVKSGMNDQEIVPMARYFKDSPFILRFIEYMDVGTSNHWEMGEVIPSAEVVRRISAHMPLEEIEPNYTGETAERWRYQDGGGEIGVISSITKTFCHECVRARLSTEGKLYTCLFAESGHDLRALMQSGKTDQEISTALAHLWRLRADRYSELRSANTKSKTQTGKKIEMSYIGG